One Magnetococcus sp. PR-3 genomic region harbors:
- a CDS encoding EAL domain-containing protein has product MDFSFDGQHLIHHMADGILIHDKDIILYANHSARVMLGTEVDTDLTENLISIRIDPVCREAWLHSCANHTHTAGVFKHVELKLLPEAKPFTHAEALTTQLPGDKELLVTTLRDVSEKKRQEELIRHKANYDALTGLPNRALFLDRLQLELMRAKRTDVRVAVMFIDLDRFKWVNDTLGHAAGDELLRVTSQRLLTCHRQSDTVARLGGDEFTVILPDMARGPHAERVAAQILEQLATPFSLEGQEVTISGSVGVTIFPDDADNLDDLLKNADTAMYRAKTEGRNAYRFYTPDMHAEAMARMELEKELSSAVDDQELALCYQPIIDLKTGQVAGGEALLRWNHPTLGSVSPEVFIPIAEEMGLIGQITQWTLTEACTQAVKWRQEHPHVEDFYVSVNLTCTRCRELSTDDKIPDILKASGLPPSGLVLEITENILGEDPERAMAMLTGLRDLGVRLWLDDFGTGSSSLSVLRSLPVCGVKIDRAFVPDALNDVEAEVLVNTIVNMGNSLNRVLIGEGVESEAQRHFLEQKGVQFAQGYFFGKPCAAEEFTELFLTP; this is encoded by the coding sequence ATGGATTTCTCTTTTGACGGTCAACATCTTATCCACCACATGGCGGATGGTATTCTTATTCATGATAAGGATATTATTCTCTACGCCAACCACAGCGCCCGTGTGATGTTGGGCACTGAGGTGGACACGGATCTGACAGAAAATCTAATCTCCATTCGCATTGACCCTGTCTGTCGGGAGGCTTGGCTACACAGTTGCGCCAACCACACGCATACGGCTGGCGTCTTTAAACATGTGGAGCTAAAGCTGCTGCCAGAAGCCAAGCCCTTTACCCATGCTGAAGCGCTGACCACCCAGCTTCCCGGTGATAAAGAGCTATTGGTCACCACCCTGCGGGATGTGTCGGAGAAAAAACGGCAAGAGGAGCTTATACGTCATAAAGCCAACTATGACGCACTGACCGGCTTACCCAACCGCGCCTTGTTCCTGGACCGTTTGCAACTGGAGCTTATGCGTGCCAAACGGACCGATGTTCGTGTGGCGGTCATGTTTATTGATCTGGACCGTTTTAAATGGGTCAACGACACTTTGGGTCATGCCGCCGGGGATGAACTGCTGCGTGTAACCTCGCAACGGTTGCTTACCTGCCACCGTCAGTCAGATACCGTGGCCCGTTTGGGTGGGGATGAGTTTACCGTCATCCTGCCAGACATGGCCCGCGGCCCCCACGCCGAACGGGTTGCTGCACAAATTCTGGAACAACTGGCCACCCCCTTTTCGTTGGAGGGGCAAGAGGTCACCATCTCCGGCTCTGTTGGGGTTACCATCTTCCCAGACGATGCTGACAACCTGGATGACCTGCTTAAAAATGCCGATACTGCCATGTATCGCGCCAAGACCGAGGGCCGTAACGCCTACCGCTTCTACACACCCGACATGCATGCTGAGGCGATGGCACGTATGGAGCTGGAAAAAGAGCTCTCCAGCGCGGTGGATGACCAGGAGCTGGCCCTGTGCTACCAGCCCATCATTGATCTAAAAACGGGCCAGGTTGCCGGGGGCGAGGCGCTTCTACGCTGGAACCACCCCACCCTGGGTTCGGTCTCTCCTGAGGTCTTTATACCCATTGCTGAAGAGATGGGGCTAATTGGGCAGATCACCCAGTGGACCTTGACCGAAGCCTGCACACAGGCGGTTAAATGGCGGCAAGAGCACCCCCATGTTGAGGATTTTTATGTCTCGGTCAACCTCACCTGCACCCGCTGCCGTGAGCTCTCAACAGATGATAAAATTCCTGATATTTTAAAAGCCAGCGGCCTGCCCCCCAGTGGTTTGGTGCTGGAGATCACCGAGAATATTTTGGGGGAAGACCCCGAACGGGCCATGGCCATGTTAACGGGCCTACGAGATCTAGGTGTACGCTTGTGGTTGGATGATTTTGGTACAGGTTCCTCCTCCCTAAGCGTTCTGCGTAGCCTGCCGGTGTGCGGTGTTAAGATTGACCGTGCCTTTGTGCCCGATGCTTTGAATGATGTGGAGGCCGAGGTCCTGGTCAACACCATTGTAAACATGGGCAACAGCCTAAACCGGGTCTTGATTGGTGAAGGGGTGGAGAGTGAAGCCCAACGTCACTTCCTGGAGCAAAAAGGGGTGCAGTTTGCCCAGGGTTACTTCTTTGGCAAGCCCTGCGCCGCCGAAGAGTTTACCGAACTGTTCTTAACCCCATAG
- a CDS encoding heavy metal translocating P-type ATPase, with the protein MSDPVQTLHLPIEGMSCAACSSRMQRRFNAMDGVSQASVNLATATAVVEGQVTLDALEKLVLKTGFSVPRVTQAFQLQGLSCASCVAKVEGALVTCSGVEKASANLATGELLVTYIPEHVTPLHIQQVVETVGYKLLVAEEGGADRTQLAQQREIKSLGQRLWVGAALVVLNMLVMHGHLPMLNALEPSWLNLLQGLLITPVVWWSGWGFHRGAWQVLKHGSANMNTLVSVGSLTAYFSSLFITVLPQWWAGAGQAGYVYFDTAGMIIVLILVGRYLEARAKQRTAGSIRALMALTPQTALLVGENGQIREVPAAELEVGDHLLVHPGATIPADGTIVDGAPHIHEAMLTGEPIPVQKEQGDVVAGGTVNGSVPFRMHTTRVGGDTALARIITMVREAQGAKPPIARLADRIAGVFVPVIITLATVVLLVWWLLLGADFSHALTHFIAVMIVACPCALGLATPTSVMVGTGRGARLGMLMRGGDVLERAHHVDAVLFDKTGTLTRGEPVLTNRLGEDDLLAAVMAVEVQSEHPIARAVVAGLSEVGLSPRTVTEVQSLTGHGMQAQVDGQRLILGRLSLLKEQGVEIDSDLVHQGDLWSSSGQSLIHVAWGGVHSGLLSVSDPVRRESKEAIAALKAQGCAVYLVTGDNAYTAKVVAEQVGIDPDQVMAETLPEHKADAVAQLQEKGLVVAMVGDGLNDAPALARADVGIALGSGTDVAVESADIILMAADVRGVARAMALSRAVLNNIRQNLFWAFAYNMVLIPIAAGVLVGWGVVLEPAWAAAAMGLSSVTVVSNALRLGRLKV; encoded by the coding sequence ATGTCTGACCCTGTTCAAACCCTGCATTTGCCGATTGAAGGCATGAGTTGTGCCGCCTGTTCCAGCCGTATGCAACGCCGTTTTAATGCTATGGATGGGGTGAGCCAAGCCAGTGTGAATTTGGCCACCGCCACCGCGGTGGTGGAAGGGCAGGTGACGCTGGATGCGTTGGAAAAACTGGTGCTTAAAACCGGCTTTTCCGTACCAAGGGTGACCCAGGCTTTTCAGCTACAGGGTTTGTCGTGTGCCTCCTGTGTGGCCAAGGTGGAAGGGGCGCTTGTGACGTGCTCAGGGGTGGAGAAGGCGTCCGCCAATTTGGCCACCGGTGAGCTGTTGGTCACGTATATTCCTGAACATGTTACCCCGCTCCACATTCAGCAGGTTGTTGAGACGGTCGGCTATAAACTGTTGGTCGCAGAAGAGGGAGGGGCAGACCGCACCCAACTGGCCCAACAACGTGAGATCAAGAGCCTGGGGCAACGGCTGTGGGTTGGGGCCGCACTGGTGGTGCTCAACATGCTGGTTATGCATGGCCATTTGCCCATGCTCAACGCGTTGGAACCAAGTTGGCTTAACCTGCTGCAAGGGCTCTTGATCACCCCGGTGGTCTGGTGGTCAGGTTGGGGGTTCCACCGTGGGGCGTGGCAGGTGCTTAAACATGGCAGCGCCAACATGAACACTTTGGTCAGTGTGGGGTCCCTAACCGCCTACTTCTCCTCCCTGTTTATTACCGTGTTGCCTCAGTGGTGGGCTGGGGCAGGTCAAGCGGGTTATGTCTATTTTGATACCGCAGGTATGATCATAGTCCTCATTTTGGTGGGGCGTTATTTAGAAGCCAGGGCCAAGCAGCGTACCGCCGGTTCTATCCGGGCATTGATGGCCTTAACCCCACAAACCGCGCTGTTGGTGGGAGAAAACGGGCAGATCCGTGAGGTGCCCGCTGCGGAGCTGGAGGTTGGGGATCATCTGTTGGTACACCCTGGGGCGACCATTCCGGCTGATGGCACCATTGTGGATGGTGCGCCACATATTCACGAGGCCATGCTTACCGGTGAGCCTATTCCTGTTCAAAAAGAGCAGGGGGATGTGGTGGCTGGGGGAACGGTTAATGGCTCTGTGCCGTTTCGTATGCACACAACCCGTGTGGGTGGGGATACCGCCTTGGCGCGTATTATCACCATGGTGCGGGAGGCCCAAGGGGCCAAACCCCCCATCGCCCGCTTGGCCGACCGTATTGCCGGGGTGTTTGTGCCGGTTATCATCACCTTGGCAACTGTGGTGTTGCTGGTCTGGTGGTTGTTACTGGGGGCAGATTTTAGCCATGCACTGACCCACTTTATTGCGGTTATGATTGTCGCGTGCCCCTGTGCATTGGGTTTGGCAACACCGACCTCTGTTATGGTTGGAACCGGGCGTGGGGCGCGCTTGGGGATGTTAATGCGTGGTGGGGATGTGCTGGAACGCGCCCACCATGTGGATGCGGTGCTGTTTGATAAAACCGGTACCTTAACCCGTGGTGAACCGGTGCTGACCAACCGTTTGGGCGAGGATGATCTGCTGGCTGCGGTTATGGCGGTGGAGGTGCAGTCGGAACACCCCATTGCCCGCGCTGTGGTGGCGGGGTTGTCTGAGGTGGGGCTAAGCCCCCGTACGGTGACTGAGGTTCAATCCCTGACCGGTCATGGTATGCAGGCTCAGGTTGATGGCCAAAGGTTGATCCTGGGCCGTCTTTCTCTACTAAAAGAGCAGGGTGTTGAGATCGATAGTGATCTGGTACACCAAGGGGATTTGTGGTCCTCTTCTGGGCAGAGTTTGATCCATGTGGCGTGGGGCGGTGTACACAGTGGCTTGCTGTCGGTGAGTGATCCGGTGCGCCGTGAAAGTAAAGAGGCCATTGCGGCCCTTAAAGCCCAGGGGTGTGCCGTCTATTTGGTTACGGGGGATAACGCCTATACCGCCAAGGTGGTGGCGGAGCAGGTGGGTATTGACCCTGACCAGGTGATGGCTGAAACCCTGCCTGAGCATAAAGCTGATGCTGTTGCACAACTGCAGGAAAAAGGTTTGGTGGTGGCCATGGTGGGGGATGGTCTGAACGATGCCCCAGCCCTGGCCCGTGCCGATGTGGGGATTGCCTTGGGCAGTGGCACCGATGTCGCGGTGGAGAGTGCCGATATTATTCTCATGGCGGCGGATGTGCGCGGGGTGGCCCGTGCCATGGCGCTCTCCCGCGCGGTATTAAACAACATTCGTCAAAATCTGTTCTGGGCCTTTGCCTATAATATGGTGCTTATTCCCATTGCCGCGGGTGTTTTGGTGGGGTGGGGAGTGGTGTTGGAACCCGCCTGGGCAGCGGCTGCGATGGGGTTATCCAGCGTGACTGTGGTGAGCAACGCCCTGCGCTTGGGGCGGCTGAAGGTTTAG
- a CDS encoding J domain-containing protein, whose amino-acid sequence MSGRKPGLYARISEAREVLGLGERASLADIETRTKALLMRWHPDKNPPEKAQQCHTRTQEILEAQKLIKAYLAQYKYSFAREEVERYLPPDEWWFKRFGPDEDEV is encoded by the coding sequence ATGAGTGGGCGTAAACCGGGTTTGTATGCCCGTATTAGCGAAGCTCGGGAGGTTCTGGGGTTGGGGGAGCGGGCCAGTTTGGCGGATATTGAAACCCGCACTAAAGCGCTTCTCATGCGTTGGCACCCCGATAAAAATCCGCCAGAAAAAGCCCAGCAGTGCCACACCCGCACCCAGGAGATTTTGGAAGCACAGAAGTTGATTAAAGCCTATCTGGCCCAGTACAAATACTCCTTTGCCCGTGAAGAGGTCGAGCGCTACCTGCCCCCGGATGAGTGGTGGTTTAAACGTTTTGGTCCTGATGAGGATGAGGTTTAA
- a CDS encoding sterol desaturase family protein yields MEAWLLQQEPVLRLVAFFSIFALIAWWEWKRPRRTMRLTRRQRWPANLGIVALNTLVVRLLFPVAAVAWAAHVHEQGWGLLNIWGISGLAAVVLGVVVMDGIIYLQHVMVHAVPMLWRLHQVHHADPAYDVTTGARFHPVEIVLSMGIKFITILWLGPPAAAVLLFEVILNGMAMFNHGNIRLPLAVDRLLRLLLVTPDVHRVHHSTIPSEANSNFGFNLSIWDRLFGTYKAQPELGHEQMEIGITTHQGPNTHSFWGLLTLPMAQKPDRYALNRRWSDPS; encoded by the coding sequence GTGGAAGCGTGGCTGTTACAGCAGGAACCGGTCTTACGTTTGGTCGCCTTTTTTTCTATTTTTGCACTCATTGCCTGGTGGGAGTGGAAGCGGCCTCGGCGGACCATGCGCTTGACCCGTCGCCAGCGCTGGCCCGCCAACCTGGGCATTGTGGCGTTAAATACGCTGGTGGTTCGGTTGCTCTTTCCGGTTGCTGCGGTAGCCTGGGCAGCCCATGTGCATGAACAGGGGTGGGGGCTGCTGAACATCTGGGGGATAAGCGGTCTGGCTGCGGTTGTCCTGGGTGTGGTGGTGATGGATGGCATTATCTACCTGCAACATGTGATGGTCCATGCGGTACCAATGTTGTGGCGTTTGCACCAAGTACACCATGCAGATCCCGCTTACGATGTCACCACCGGTGCGCGTTTTCACCCGGTTGAAATTGTGCTCTCCATGGGTATTAAGTTTATTACCATTCTCTGGCTTGGCCCCCCTGCCGCCGCTGTGTTGCTGTTTGAGGTGATCTTGAACGGTATGGCGATGTTTAACCATGGCAATATCCGCTTGCCTTTGGCGGTGGATCGGCTGTTGCGCCTGCTGTTGGTCACGCCAGATGTCCACCGGGTCCATCACTCCACCATACCCTCTGAGGCGAACAGTAATTTTGGCTTTAATCTGTCGATCTGGGATCGGCTGTTTGGTACCTATAAAGCCCAACCAGAGCTGGGACATGAGCAGATGGAGATTGGTATTACCACCCATCAAGGGCCCAATACCCATAGCTTTTGGGGGCTGCTTACCCTGCCTATGGCGCAAAAGCCGGATCGGTATGCGCTAAACCGACGCTGGTCTGATCCTTCATGA
- a CDS encoding OmpA/MotB family protein, which translates to MTLRKMPEKKRLEVSDNPFWISYADLMTALVMLFLVVMSISMIAVASRDEVRQMTRKKEITKVFDALEDSAKESNLSLVINRTEQTISFGNSARFGLDSYYLSAGVRQQLKDFVPMLLRVRKKGEGRWIKRIHIEGYTDDIGTYLYNVRLSMNRAQTVLCTLMEAEVSKAQRRELQRMIIIDGAASTSIRSSREESRRVEIRLEFLRHDEAVDDQPLWEMPLGRCPIPLAPLAGEKPKVLDEPLPPFPGTTNRPVKE; encoded by the coding sequence ATGACCCTGCGTAAAATGCCGGAAAAAAAACGGCTGGAGGTCAGTGATAACCCCTTTTGGATCAGCTATGCGGATTTAATGACCGCCTTGGTGATGCTGTTTCTGGTGGTGATGAGTATCTCCATGATCGCTGTGGCGTCGCGGGATGAAGTGCGCCAGATGACCCGTAAAAAAGAGATCACCAAGGTGTTTGATGCCTTGGAAGATAGCGCTAAGGAATCCAACCTCTCCTTGGTTATTAACCGTACCGAGCAGACCATCAGCTTTGGTAACAGCGCCCGTTTTGGGCTGGATAGCTACTATCTCTCGGCCGGTGTACGTCAGCAGCTTAAGGATTTTGTCCCCATGTTGCTGCGTGTGCGCAAAAAGGGGGAGGGGCGCTGGATCAAACGTATTCATATTGAGGGGTATACCGATGATATTGGTACCTACCTCTATAATGTGCGTTTGAGTATGAACCGGGCTCAGACGGTGCTCTGTACCTTAATGGAGGCAGAGGTTAGTAAAGCCCAGCGCCGCGAGTTGCAACGTATGATTATTATTGATGGGGCAGCTTCAACCAGTATCCGCAGTAGCCGTGAGGAGAGCCGACGGGTTGAAATTCGCCTGGAATTTCTCCGGCATGATGAAGCTGTTGACGATCAACCCTTATGGGAGATGCCGCTTGGGCGGTGCCCCATTCCCTTGGCGCCCTTAGCGGGTGAAAAACCCAAGGTGCTCGATGAGCCACTACCGCCTTTTCCTGGCACAACCAACCGGCCAGTTAAAGAGTGA
- a CDS encoding HDOD domain-containing protein: protein MTRSLKAHIKEHPPLPLPRTLVHLRRELDRFTPDLMAVAEIIERDGALTGMVLGATAHQYRGGRGRIREAVVLLGLSALESLLGKLFLEAPMVNPYSPLYPMAAQAHHQALRMVCCLEQVTTLGRVQRRHRVHPQLAHTAGLMQGMGRMALVGRSAEYRLQMKKNPQRDMDAWMSYEQDLFGYHHRQMGAALCRHWRLPESVVAVVANPEAGLSLLKAGRAIKFQQGVVMQALVALVAAAKAEEQDLGQLEPFLAATGVPDAAWPQVMSAILAVPAPPWNDLLGEEGEHDPA, encoded by the coding sequence ATGACGCGTTCCCTCAAAGCCCATATTAAAGAGCATCCCCCGTTACCACTGCCCCGTACCTTGGTGCATCTGCGCCGTGAGCTGGACCGTTTTACCCCAGATCTTATGGCGGTGGCGGAGATTATTGAACGGGATGGCGCGTTGACCGGCATGGTATTGGGGGCAACCGCCCACCAATACCGGGGGGGGCGGGGTCGCATCCGTGAAGCGGTGGTGCTGTTAGGGCTCTCAGCTCTGGAGTCACTTTTGGGCAAGCTGTTTTTGGAAGCGCCCATGGTCAACCCCTACAGTCCGCTCTACCCCATGGCCGCCCAGGCCCACCATCAGGCGCTGCGTATGGTCTGCTGTTTGGAGCAGGTTACCACTTTGGGCCGGGTTCAGCGTCGCCACCGGGTACACCCTCAGCTGGCCCATACCGCGGGTTTAATGCAGGGGATGGGGCGTATGGCGCTGGTGGGCCGTTCCGCCGAGTACCGGTTGCAGATGAAAAAAAATCCCCAGCGCGATATGGATGCGTGGATGAGCTATGAACAGGATCTGTTCGGCTACCACCACCGTCAAATGGGGGCGGCGCTGTGTCGTCACTGGAGACTACCCGAGTCGGTGGTGGCCGTTGTGGCCAACCCGGAGGCTGGTTTAAGCCTGCTTAAGGCAGGACGGGCTATTAAATTTCAGCAAGGCGTTGTTATGCAAGCACTGGTCGCTCTGGTGGCCGCTGCCAAAGCGGAAGAGCAGGATCTGGGTCAGTTGGAACCTTTTTTAGCGGCCACGGGTGTGCCCGATGCCGCGTGGCCCCAAGTGATGTCGGCCATTTTGGCGGTGCCCGCACCGCCATGGAACGATCTGTTGGGGGAGGAGGGCGAGCATGACCCTGCGTAA
- a CDS encoding c-type cytochrome, giving the protein MSERFTKTAARNVFYGGTLFFFLMFLGLTMGTMSVLPERDNRENITEAVALGKLVWEENNCVGCHTLLGEGAYFAPELGNVYLRRGGEDGGLEFIKDWIEAQPSGVEGRRQMPQFNLSEEELEGIAQFLKWTSTINTANWPPNIEG; this is encoded by the coding sequence ATGAGCGAACGCTTTACCAAAACCGCCGCCCGCAATGTGTTTTATGGTGGCACACTCTTTTTCTTCCTCATGTTCCTGGGCCTGACCATGGGTACCATGAGTGTCCTGCCCGAACGGGACAACCGTGAAAACATCACCGAAGCGGTGGCGCTGGGTAAACTGGTGTGGGAAGAAAACAACTGTGTAGGGTGTCATACCCTGCTAGGAGAAGGGGCCTACTTTGCCCCAGAACTGGGCAACGTTTATCTACGCCGTGGCGGCGAAGATGGCGGGCTTGAGTTCATCAAAGACTGGATCGAAGCTCAGCCTTCTGGTGTTGAGGGTCGTCGTCAGATGCCCCAGTTCAACCTCAGTGAAGAAGAGCTGGAAGGCATCGCCCAGTTCCTAAAGTGGACCTCCACCATCAATACGGCCAACTGGCCCCCCAACATCGAAGGCTAA
- a CDS encoding cbb3-type cytochrome c oxidase subunit I, producing MQYKSQAVASLYFKGALVLFVGQILFGLILGTQYVIGDFLFPEIPFNVARMVHSNLLIVWLLMGFMGASYYLVPEETENELFSPLLAKLLFWVFLIAGALTVLGYLLVPYATLAELTRNDLLPTMGREFLEQPTITKIGIVIVALGFLFNIAMTVLRGRKTAITIVLLLGLLGLAVFFLFSFYNPDNLVLDKYYWWWVVHLWVEGVWELILGAILSFVLIKVTGVDREIIEKWLYLIIAMTLITGIIGTGHHYYWIGTPEYWQWLGSIFSALEPIPFFMMVVFAFNMINKRRRNHPNKAAALWAMGTAVMAFLGAGVWGFLHTLAPVNYLTHGTQITAAHGHMAFYGAYVMIVLTIISYSMPFIRGHGPTSGRDSQVLEMWGFWLMTISMVFITLFLTGAGILQTYMQRMGDAPGSFMDVQDTISFFYWLRLVAGVVFMGGLVTYLYSFFKGRPHEEEETA from the coding sequence ATGCAATATAAATCTCAAGCGGTGGCCTCCCTTTACTTCAAAGGGGCCCTGGTACTTTTTGTCGGTCAGATCCTGTTTGGTCTGATCCTGGGAACACAGTATGTTATCGGTGATTTTCTCTTCCCTGAGATCCCCTTTAACGTTGCACGTATGGTACACAGCAACTTGCTGATTGTTTGGTTGCTCATGGGCTTCATGGGTGCCAGCTACTACTTGGTACCGGAAGAGACCGAGAATGAACTGTTCAGCCCTCTGCTGGCTAAACTGTTGTTCTGGGTCTTCTTGATCGCCGGTGCGCTGACCGTTCTTGGTTACCTGCTGGTTCCCTATGCCACCTTGGCAGAGCTGACCCGCAACGACCTGCTACCCACCATGGGTCGTGAGTTCCTGGAACAGCCAACCATCACCAAGATCGGTATTGTCATTGTGGCGTTGGGCTTCTTGTTCAACATTGCCATGACCGTACTACGGGGCCGTAAGACTGCCATTACCATCGTACTCTTACTGGGTCTGTTGGGTCTGGCTGTATTCTTCCTGTTCTCCTTCTATAACCCAGACAACCTGGTGCTTGATAAGTACTACTGGTGGTGGGTTGTTCACCTGTGGGTGGAAGGTGTTTGGGAACTGATCCTCGGTGCGATCCTCTCCTTTGTGTTGATTAAGGTGACCGGTGTTGACCGTGAGATCATTGAAAAGTGGCTCTACCTGATCATTGCCATGACGCTGATCACCGGCATCATTGGTACAGGCCACCACTACTACTGGATCGGTACCCCTGAGTACTGGCAGTGGTTGGGTTCCATCTTCTCTGCTCTGGAGCCTATCCCCTTCTTCATGATGGTGGTTTTTGCCTTCAACATGATCAACAAGCGTCGTCGTAACCACCCCAACAAAGCTGCCGCTTTGTGGGCCATGGGTACCGCCGTTATGGCTTTCCTTGGCGCTGGTGTATGGGGCTTCTTGCACACCTTGGCACCTGTGAACTACCTGACCCACGGTACGCAGATCACCGCGGCACACGGTCACATGGCCTTCTATGGTGCGTATGTGATGATTGTTCTGACCATCATCTCCTACTCCATGCCCTTTATCCGCGGTCATGGTCCCACCAGTGGACGTGACTCTCAGGTTTTGGAAATGTGGGGCTTCTGGCTGATGACCATCTCCATGGTCTTCATCACCCTGTTCCTGACCGGTGCTGGCATCCTGCAAACCTACATGCAGCGCATGGGCGACGCCCCAGGTAGCTTCATGGATGTTCAGGATACCATCAGCTTCTTCTACTGGTTGCGTTTGGTGGCTGGTGTGGTCTTCATGGGTGGCTTGGTTACGTACCTGTACAGCTTCTTCAAGGGTCGTCCCCACGAAGAGGAAGAGACTGCATAA
- a CDS encoding CbbQ/NirQ/NorQ/GpvN family protein, whose translation MESQPHQLDTSDLPHYQPVANEVELFEYAYGHKLPLLIKGPTGCGKTRFIRHMAAKLQRPLFTVACHDDLTAADLVGRHLIEPNGATRWHDGPLTRAVREGGICYLDEVVEARKDTTVILHPLADDRRELPLERTGEVITAPDSFMLVVSYNPGYQHMMKGMKPSTRQRFVALRFEFPPAEIERDILIKETGLEAHWAAKLVTLGNSMRKLRDVDLEEGISTRLLIYAARLIDGGMAPLDACRATMAESMSDDPQTTEALMEVIHSHLGG comes from the coding sequence ATGGAAAGCCAACCCCATCAGCTCGACACCAGCGATCTCCCTCACTATCAACCGGTTGCCAATGAGGTTGAGCTGTTTGAGTACGCTTATGGCCATAAGTTACCGCTTTTAATCAAAGGGCCAACCGGCTGCGGTAAAACCCGTTTTATCCGGCATATGGCGGCTAAGCTACAGCGTCCACTGTTTACCGTGGCCTGTCATGATGACCTGACAGCGGCTGATCTGGTGGGGCGCCACCTTATTGAACCCAACGGCGCAACCCGCTGGCACGATGGCCCACTGACCCGTGCTGTACGTGAAGGGGGGATTTGCTACCTGGATGAGGTTGTCGAGGCCCGTAAGGATACCACCGTCATCCTTCACCCCCTGGCCGATGACCGTCGTGAGCTCCCCCTGGAGCGCACCGGCGAGGTGATCACAGCCCCAGACAGCTTTATGTTGGTGGTCTCCTACAACCCCGGCTATCAACACATGATGAAGGGGATGAAGCCCAGCACCCGGCAACGTTTTGTGGCGCTGCGCTTTGAGTTCCCCCCGGCGGAAATTGAGCGGGATATCCTCATCAAAGAGACCGGTCTGGAGGCGCACTGGGCCGCCAAGCTGGTCACCCTGGGCAACAGCATGCGTAAACTGCGCGATGTAGACCTGGAAGAGGGCATCAGCACCCGTCTACTCATCTATGCGGCCCGCTTGATTGATGGCGGCATGGCCCCCCTGGATGCCTGCCGCGCCACCATGGCCGAGTCTATGTCTGACGACCCCCAAACCACCGAAGCGCTGATGGAAGTGATCCACAGCCACTTGGGGGGATAA
- a CDS encoding 4Fe-4S binding protein, producing MDAHAALKSKWRHIQGWRRLSRTLFFALFLLAPTLDILRMDLLEGHLVLFGHTYASALADFLLMAETSPAEAAWGILIYILIPLVALAVGVLWITFYYGRLYCGWLCPHFSVVEWINGLMERALGKPTLWEQAEQKPHQKALWLSITLGASLLMAFTWALSLLTYLLPPQLIFNNLWTGQLSFNQTLFLSVGTALFMIDFVFARHLFCRFGCAVGIAQSIAWMSNPSAKTPTLRLKASAACSGCVQACDNACPMRLNPRSGKRRINTCTQCGLCMQGCADVRGDAPLGAPLVWHRGEEVASRDASLFIHKKRK from the coding sequence TTGGACGCACACGCAGCCCTTAAAAGCAAATGGCGCCACATACAAGGGTGGCGCCGGTTAAGCCGCACCCTCTTTTTTGCACTGTTCCTGCTGGCGCCGACCTTAGATATTTTGCGTATGGATCTGCTGGAGGGACACCTGGTTCTGTTTGGCCACACCTATGCCAGCGCGTTGGCCGATTTTTTATTGATGGCAGAGACCTCACCAGCCGAAGCAGCCTGGGGGATCTTGATCTATATTCTGATCCCTTTGGTCGCCTTGGCGGTGGGGGTGTTATGGATCACCTTTTATTATGGACGTCTCTATTGTGGCTGGCTCTGCCCCCATTTTTCGGTGGTGGAGTGGATTAATGGCTTAATGGAACGCGCCCTCGGCAAACCCACTTTGTGGGAACAAGCGGAACAGAAGCCCCACCAAAAAGCCCTGTGGTTATCCATCACCCTAGGGGCCAGCCTGCTTATGGCCTTTACCTGGGCTTTAAGCCTGCTCACCTACCTTTTACCCCCCCAGCTGATTTTTAATAATTTATGGACCGGGCAGCTTAGTTTTAACCAAACCCTTTTCTTAAGTGTGGGCACCGCACTGTTTATGATTGATTTTGTGTTTGCCCGGCATCTGTTCTGTCGGTTTGGCTGTGCCGTGGGCATAGCCCAAAGCATTGCTTGGATGTCCAACCCATCAGCCAAAACCCCAACCTTACGGCTTAAGGCATCGGCAGCCTGTTCCGGCTGTGTGCAAGCGTGTGACAACGCCTGCCCCATGCGCCTTAACCCCCGATCAGGCAAACGACGCATCAACACCTGCACCCAATGTGGTCTATGCATGCAAGGGTGTGCCGATGTCCGCGGCGATGCCCCCCTCGGTGCCCCTTTGGTATGGCACCGAGGTGAGGAAGTCGCCAGTCGCGATGCCTCCCTTTTCATCCACAAAAAGCGGAAGTAG